A stretch of Myxococcus virescens DNA encodes these proteins:
- a CDS encoding phage portal protein: MASIVRRVKRALGLLPSQGPIVRILPIPSFSPRRGSREVMLAYREIAWLRAVVDTVAEATATPAWKVYKPAQPGAGQTDQRLKSANRELRTKALKEATEAGELVELPDHELLRLLEAPHPRYPGRAYRKLGQVHVDLVGEVFLWLQRSEDGRVAGWVIVPPSQVLMTPTPEQPYFYISYNMFTGAVPEADVLWFKHLDPLNPEDRGAGAGMALGDELDTSEAIARATKATFERGGIPSAIVGIDGGSGGAGADMEEAVDDLRKDFESQFAKPENAGRMWFVRGKASIAEVRVSFRELQTEELKKGLLDYIRQTFNVPPELVGDLSASNRATSEDAKYTLADFAVLPRLEFWRTWYQHCLVPLVDRDAILDYEDPRPQQWERVFRLMTTAPTQAFTWNEVRVLAGYQPDPELEGKRPLPLPGQGAGGNSPESASANATPLPPRDRSGEEDRL, from the coding sequence ATGGCCTCTATCGTCCGCCGCGTAAAGCGAGCCCTGGGGCTGCTACCCAGCCAGGGCCCCATCGTCCGAATCCTCCCCATCCCCAGCTTCAGCCCGCGCCGGGGGAGCCGGGAGGTGATGCTGGCGTATCGGGAGATTGCGTGGCTGCGCGCCGTGGTGGACACGGTGGCGGAGGCCACCGCCACTCCCGCGTGGAAGGTCTACAAGCCCGCCCAGCCGGGAGCAGGACAGACGGACCAGCGGTTGAAGTCGGCGAACCGCGAGCTGCGCACCAAGGCGCTGAAGGAGGCCACCGAGGCGGGCGAGCTGGTGGAGCTGCCCGACCACGAGCTGCTCCGGCTGCTGGAGGCTCCGCACCCCCGCTACCCAGGCCGCGCCTACCGAAAGCTGGGCCAGGTGCATGTCGACCTGGTGGGCGAAGTCTTCCTCTGGCTCCAGCGCAGCGAGGATGGCCGCGTGGCGGGCTGGGTCATCGTCCCGCCCAGCCAGGTGCTCATGACGCCCACGCCTGAGCAGCCGTACTTCTACATCTCGTACAACATGTTCACCGGCGCGGTCCCCGAGGCGGACGTCCTCTGGTTCAAGCACCTGGACCCGTTGAATCCCGAGGACAGAGGCGCCGGCGCGGGCATGGCCCTGGGCGACGAGCTGGACACGTCCGAGGCCATTGCCCGCGCCACAAAGGCCACCTTCGAGCGCGGGGGCATCCCCTCCGCCATCGTCGGCATCGACGGCGGCAGCGGCGGCGCCGGCGCCGACATGGAAGAAGCCGTGGATGACCTGCGCAAGGACTTCGAGTCGCAGTTTGCGAAGCCGGAGAACGCGGGGCGCATGTGGTTCGTTCGCGGCAAGGCCTCCATTGCCGAGGTGCGCGTCAGCTTCCGCGAGCTCCAAACCGAGGAGTTGAAGAAGGGCCTGCTGGACTACATCCGCCAGACGTTCAACGTGCCGCCGGAGTTGGTGGGCGACCTCTCCGCGAGCAACCGCGCGACGTCGGAGGATGCGAAGTACACGCTGGCGGACTTCGCCGTCCTCCCGCGGCTGGAGTTCTGGCGCACGTGGTACCAGCACTGCCTGGTTCCCCTAGTGGATAGAGACGCCATCCTTGACTACGAGGACCCGCGCCCCCAGCAGTGGGAGCGCGTCTTCCGCCTCATGACGACGGCGCCCACGCAAGCCTTCACCTGGAACGAGGTGCGCGTGCTGGCCGGCTATCAGCCGGACCCGGAGCTCGAGGGGAAACGCCCCCTGCCCCTCCCTGGCCAGGGCGCCGGCGGCAACAGCCCGGAGAGCGCCAGCGCGAACGCCACGCCCCTGCCGCCGCGCGACAGGAGCGGCGAGGAGGACCGCCTCTGA
- a CDS encoding HK97 family phage prohead protease, with amino-acid sequence MAKMRFKRMTAAAPAASGELPVFQACDTEPDRDGDRMLPGALNLEAHAANPVLYWDHGHRQGRLPVGTCRVWEDGSKHFMEPRVSDATQESRDVKALVADGTIRACSIGYITLASRPNEFGGEDVIKAELVEVSLTGIPAKPKALRVKTMTSEEMAKAWKQLVEDVAEAKTLLKALHDKMQSADDTENKSTEEEETEEKSADDTEDKSTEEEETEEEETEESADDTEDKSTEEEDAETVAKFFRGFVTK; translated from the coding sequence ATGGCGAAGATGCGATTCAAGAGGATGACGGCGGCCGCGCCAGCGGCCTCGGGTGAGTTGCCCGTCTTCCAGGCGTGCGACACCGAGCCGGACCGGGACGGCGACCGCATGCTGCCGGGTGCGCTGAACCTGGAAGCCCACGCGGCCAACCCCGTCCTCTACTGGGACCACGGCCATCGGCAAGGCCGCCTCCCGGTGGGCACCTGCCGCGTCTGGGAGGACGGCTCCAAGCACTTCATGGAGCCGCGTGTCTCCGACGCCACGCAGGAGTCGCGAGACGTGAAGGCGCTGGTGGCCGACGGGACCATCCGCGCTTGCAGCATCGGCTACATCACGCTGGCCTCGCGCCCGAATGAGTTCGGGGGCGAGGACGTCATCAAGGCCGAGCTGGTGGAGGTTTCCCTCACCGGCATTCCCGCCAAACCCAAAGCCCTGAGAGTGAAGACCATGACGTCCGAGGAAATGGCGAAGGCGTGGAAGCAGCTCGTTGAAGACGTCGCCGAGGCGAAGACGCTGCTGAAGGCCCTGCACGACAAGATGCAGTCCGCCGACGACACCGAGAACAAGTCCACCGAGGAGGAGGAGACGGAGGAGAAGTCCGCCGACGACACCGAGGACAAGTCCACCGAGGAGGAGGAGACGGAGGAGGAGGAGACGGAGGAGTCCGCCGACGACACCGAGGACAAGTCCACCGAGGAGGAGGACGCCGAGACGGTGGCGAAGTTCTTCCGGGGCTTCGTCACGAAGTAG
- a CDS encoding terminase large subunit domain-containing protein, producing MVASASIIEAGEKLLEGIPVLTSERNGRFSVLQRVALRAREVQGTVAGFADLLGLTAQELVTLYYEPIYSLRPVQVPPLTYRTFFFLGGRGTGKTYAGACAVIEEARADPEARILIVGPTYSEIRQNQIEGPSGILSLCPPWFYPTYHRAKRLLVWPNGAQATWLPAKNADKFRGHQYTFIWADEPVAWKGDAIAVYKECRAVNRLRTTRMRREGLSARMFITTTPAPTPLFVEMLSDREGLVLARSSTLENSDNLDPAYVRYARRMMHSTEGRREFLGELTFSMDPAIYRRVNWKALRINPKDAPKEYDYIVVSIDPATGEKKNSDLHGIVVVGVRREKDGLDHVYVLADLSLQSPEPSAWAKRAVEALRAWEPAAKKDRRGRPRAWIFAETNTGGNMVTATIRAVAAKVKVQVQRAQQSKAERAAPVSALAEAGLVHMVGKHEKLEKQLARFTGQEGGHGRDDRADAFAWPIFLYVVPRRHNAGAAERVAAAKERAAQEDDEDE from the coding sequence ATGGTAGCTAGCGCCTCCATCATCGAGGCCGGCGAGAAGCTGCTCGAAGGCATCCCCGTCCTCACCTCCGAGCGCAACGGCCGGTTCTCGGTGCTCCAGCGCGTGGCGCTCCGCGCCCGAGAGGTGCAGGGCACCGTCGCGGGATTCGCGGACCTCCTGGGCCTGACGGCCCAGGAACTGGTCACCCTCTACTACGAGCCCATCTACTCCCTGCGCCCGGTGCAGGTGCCGCCCCTCACCTACCGGACGTTCTTCTTCTTAGGGGGGCGTGGCACCGGCAAGACGTACGCGGGGGCGTGCGCAGTCATCGAGGAGGCGCGCGCGGACCCCGAGGCCCGCATCCTCATCGTCGGGCCCACGTACAGCGAGATTCGGCAGAACCAGATAGAGGGCCCCTCCGGCATCCTCTCCCTGTGCCCGCCGTGGTTCTACCCAACGTACCATCGGGCGAAGCGCCTACTGGTGTGGCCCAACGGCGCCCAGGCCACGTGGTTGCCGGCTAAGAACGCCGACAAGTTCCGCGGGCACCAGTACACCTTCATCTGGGCCGACGAGCCGGTGGCGTGGAAGGGCGATGCCATCGCCGTCTACAAGGAGTGCCGCGCCGTCAATCGCCTGCGCACCACGCGCATGCGGCGCGAAGGGCTCAGCGCTCGCATGTTCATCACCACGACGCCGGCGCCGACGCCGCTCTTCGTCGAGATGCTCAGCGACCGCGAGGGCCTGGTGCTCGCGCGCTCCTCCACCCTGGAGAACAGCGACAACCTTGACCCGGCCTACGTCCGCTACGCGCGGCGGATGATGCACTCGACGGAGGGCCGCCGGGAGTTCCTGGGCGAGCTCACCTTCAGCATGGACCCGGCCATCTACCGCCGGGTCAACTGGAAGGCGCTGCGCATCAACCCGAAGGATGCGCCGAAGGAGTACGACTACATCGTCGTGTCCATCGACCCGGCGACCGGTGAGAAGAAGAACAGCGACCTCCACGGCATCGTCGTGGTGGGCGTGCGCCGCGAGAAGGACGGGCTCGACCACGTCTACGTGCTCGCGGACCTCTCCCTCCAGTCCCCCGAGCCCAGCGCCTGGGCGAAGCGGGCCGTCGAAGCACTCCGGGCCTGGGAGCCGGCGGCCAAGAAGGACCGCCGTGGCCGCCCTCGCGCATGGATTTTCGCGGAGACGAACACGGGCGGGAACATGGTCACCGCGACCATCCGCGCCGTCGCCGCGAAGGTGAAGGTGCAGGTGCAACGTGCCCAGCAGTCGAAGGCCGAGCGCGCCGCGCCAGTGTCCGCGCTCGCCGAGGCGGGGCTGGTGCATATGGTGGGCAAGCACGAAAAGCTGGAGAAGCAGCTCGCCCGCTTCACCGGACAGGAGGGAGGGCACGGCCGCGACGACCGCGCAGACGCCTTCGCCTGGCCAATCTTCCTCTACGTCGTCCCGCGGCGGCACAACGCCGGTGCGGCCGAACGCGTTGCAGCAGCGAAGGAGCGCGCCGCCCAGGAGGACGACGAGGACGAATAG
- a CDS encoding phage tail tube protein encodes MPGPSAAYVDALHLTATAAEVPSEANRLEGMSEATVSFSADQVDSNYFGSDGYKRRKKTLKDFTIPLSGHLFKGSAPHVLLRSSFTTDTIIYLLVIEDENATEGSRGWRYPVTVDTYEEGKSVTDLVTLSVTLNCAGAPVAI; translated from the coding sequence ATGCCCGGACCCTCTGCCGCCTACGTCGATGCCCTCCACCTCACAGCCACCGCCGCCGAGGTGCCCTCCGAAGCGAACAGGCTGGAGGGCATGAGCGAGGCCACCGTCTCCTTCAGCGCCGACCAGGTGGACTCCAACTACTTCGGCAGCGACGGCTACAAGCGCCGCAAGAAGACGCTGAAGGACTTCACCATCCCCTTGTCGGGGCACCTCTTCAAGGGGAGCGCTCCGCATGTGTTGCTTCGCAGCTCCTTCACAACAGACACCATCATCTACCTCCTCGTCATCGAGGACGAGAACGCCACCGAGGGCAGCCGCGGCTGGCGCTACCCGGTAACGGTGGACACGTACGAGGAAGGCAAGAGCGTGACCGACCTGGTCACCCTCTCCGTCACCCTCAACTGCGCCGGCGCCCCCGTCGCCATCTGA
- a CDS encoding phage tail protein, with translation MTATPTFRKPIGMPRKEHKRIRLGDDEYAICEPTQGDKISMLDKAQKAGEVNEKGQPVDGLAAYGFIARVAITCLYFPGGARRVFTDEDLEAVRLEAWLEEHQADFIKAFGGPSVEEAKGNSETTPS, from the coding sequence ATGACTGCCACCCCCACGTTCCGCAAGCCCATCGGCATGCCGCGCAAGGAGCACAAGCGCATCCGCCTGGGCGACGACGAGTACGCCATCTGCGAGCCCACCCAGGGCGACAAAATCTCCATGCTCGACAAGGCCCAAAAGGCCGGCGAGGTGAACGAAAAGGGCCAGCCGGTGGACGGCCTCGCCGCGTATGGATTCATCGCCCGCGTCGCCATCACCTGCCTCTACTTCCCCGGCGGCGCGCGCCGCGTCTTCACCGACGAGGACCTGGAGGCCGTGCGGCTGGAGGCGTGGCTCGAGGAGCACCAGGCCGACTTCATCAAGGCCTTCGGTGGCCCCTCCGTGGAGGAGGCGAAGGGAAACTCCGAGACCACCCCGAGCTGA
- a CDS encoding phage major capsid protein gives MSASTKPTPKRPAVPKAVEVALAPLITKHVEAALASRQPAPTEPGAKAPTVLKYKGMFDTEQPAHAALGLRMKMAFLDFEDRTAREKSKTRNQPLREFIDKAKSAGVFEGVFSQGGSIWARETRSEEIIDVLRPASILLAAGCRVESGYGSKLTIGVINEGVSVAWEGEDEEASEGELDTGDLVLGAYKAMATIRISNDLMRKGTLRSAEQIATDIGRAMGGAFDQAGLIGKGAKTPTGILHTKDITKKAISGTTNDEKVADLKGMVADVMAANIPLTGSNPFYFMTSGTMMHLGSLRDAAGSGNGGWVFPGLQDLERPTINGFPVRHTESLAGKNIIGFGLAQELYFGNAAPLEIELGENGNDFRRDRKTVRGVQEGDWQLRRAKAFSIRTGVTY, from the coding sequence ATGTCTGCGTCTACGAAGCCAACCCCGAAGCGTCCTGCTGTGCCCAAGGCGGTGGAGGTGGCGCTCGCCCCCCTCATCACCAAGCACGTGGAGGCTGCCCTCGCCTCCCGTCAGCCCGCTCCCACCGAGCCGGGCGCCAAGGCCCCCACGGTGCTCAAGTATAAGGGCATGTTCGACACCGAGCAGCCGGCGCACGCCGCGCTCGGCCTGCGCATGAAGATGGCCTTCCTCGACTTCGAGGACCGGACGGCGCGCGAGAAGTCGAAGACGCGTAACCAGCCCCTGCGCGAGTTCATCGACAAGGCGAAGTCCGCCGGCGTCTTTGAGGGCGTCTTCTCCCAGGGCGGCAGCATCTGGGCGCGAGAGACGCGGTCCGAGGAAATCATCGACGTGCTGCGCCCTGCCTCCATCCTCCTGGCGGCTGGGTGCCGCGTGGAGTCCGGCTACGGCAGCAAGCTCACCATCGGCGTCATCAACGAGGGCGTCTCCGTCGCCTGGGAGGGCGAGGACGAGGAAGCCAGCGAGGGCGAGCTGGACACCGGAGACCTGGTGCTGGGCGCCTACAAGGCCATGGCCACCATCCGCATCAGCAACGACCTGATGCGCAAGGGCACCCTGCGCTCCGCGGAGCAGATTGCCACCGACATCGGCCGGGCCATGGGCGGCGCCTTCGACCAGGCGGGCCTCATCGGCAAGGGGGCGAAGACGCCGACCGGCATCCTCCACACGAAGGACATCACCAAGAAGGCCATCAGCGGCACCACCAACGACGAGAAGGTGGCCGACCTGAAGGGCATGGTGGCTGACGTCATGGCGGCCAACATCCCCCTCACGGGCTCCAATCCGTTCTACTTCATGACCAGCGGGACGATGATGCACCTGGGCAGCCTTCGCGACGCGGCAGGCTCGGGTAACGGCGGCTGGGTGTTCCCCGGACTCCAGGACCTGGAGCGCCCCACCATCAACGGCTTCCCGGTGCGGCATACCGAGTCGCTGGCGGGCAAGAACATCATCGGCTTCGGCCTGGCGCAGGAGCTGTACTTCGGCAACGCGGCCCCGCTCGAAATCGAGCTCGGGGAGAACGGCAACGACTTCCGGAGAGACCGCAAGACGGTGCGCGGCGTCCAGGAGGGCGACTGGCAGTTGCGCCGCGCGAAGGCCTTCAGCATCCGGACGGGCGTCACCTACTGA
- a CDS encoding minor capsid protein, which yields MTPRDVELELAAYLEAAGLDLSSTTNPPTLYPGPFPPSAPPRMVCLRHTGGESGLYLGTGRGVLAPDVQVIVRGPKGSYTATRELAARCWTALHLARVPGYVDVRCEGAGPHFMGPDGEGSLRFVFNLTARYSA from the coding sequence GTGACACCGAGGGACGTGGAGCTCGAGCTCGCCGCGTACCTGGAGGCGGCAGGGCTGGACCTCTCAAGCACCACCAACCCGCCCACCCTCTACCCCGGCCCCTTCCCCCCCAGCGCGCCGCCGCGGATGGTGTGCCTCCGCCACACGGGCGGCGAGTCAGGCCTCTACCTGGGCACCGGGCGCGGCGTGCTGGCGCCGGACGTGCAAGTCATCGTGCGCGGGCCCAAGGGCAGCTACACGGCCACGCGTGAATTGGCGGCGCGGTGCTGGACGGCGCTGCACCTGGCGCGCGTGCCCGGCTACGTGGACGTGCGCTGTGAGGGCGCGGGCCCCCACTTCATGGGCCCGGATGGCGAGGGCTCCCTCCGCTTCGTCTTCAACCTCACCGCGCGATACTCGGCCTGA
- a CDS encoding TrbC/VirB2 family protein — protein sequence MKHRKTLILSAALGVLLTAPVALAQATGTAASGILDTVIASIFTPTGILTVLGAVVAGVGFIFGKDWLNERRKRRIALAAHHAFNIVEDIAAENPADNGWDKAARGLQVVDEWMRANGWRQLKPHEQALAKLSFSAMHGEQKASLKASQARDADALAVAHTITSSGLAPVLARP from the coding sequence ATGAAGCACCGCAAGACTCTCATCCTCTCCGCCGCCCTTGGCGTCCTCCTCACCGCCCCTGTGGCGTTGGCCCAGGCCACCGGGACCGCGGCGAGCGGCATCCTCGACACCGTCATCGCGTCCATCTTCACCCCGACCGGGATTCTCACGGTCCTGGGCGCCGTCGTCGCCGGTGTCGGATTCATCTTCGGCAAGGACTGGCTCAACGAGCGGCGCAAGCGGCGCATCGCCCTGGCCGCGCACCATGCCTTCAACATCGTGGAGGACATCGCCGCGGAGAACCCGGCGGACAACGGCTGGGACAAGGCCGCCCGTGGGCTCCAGGTGGTGGATGAGTGGATGCGCGCCAACGGCTGGCGTCAGCTCAAGCCGCACGAGCAGGCGCTGGCGAAACTGAGCTTCAGCGCCATGCACGGCGAGCAGAAGGCCTCGCTGAAGGCGTCGCAGGCCAGGGACGCGGATGCCCTGGCCGTGGCGCACACCATCACCAGCTCGGGCCTGGCCCCGGTGCTTGCGCGCCCTTAG